The Pseudomonas viciae genomic interval CCACGGCAGACCCACCGGCCACAGCCCATAACGCGCCGCACCGGCCACCAGCAGGTACACCAGACCGGCGAGCAGACCGATGTGCTGCCCGGAAATCACCAGTAAATGGACGGTGCCAGTGTCTTGCAGTACCTGCCAATCTTCGCGGCTCAGCCCGCTGCCGTCGCCAAGCACCAAGGCCGCCAGCGCACCGGAGCGCCCGTGGGCATCCACTTGGGCCAGAGCCTGTCGCACGCCGTCGCGCCACGCACCTTGGGCCGCTTGCAGACGAAGGCCATCCTTCACCGTGCCGGTCGCCCCGATGCCTCGGCTCAACAGCCAGGCTTCATAGTCGAAACCGTGTGGGTTCAGTAATCCGGCCGGCCGTTTGAGCTTCACAGCCAATCGCCATCGCTCGCCGCTGCTGACGGGCGGACCACCGAACCAGGCCAGACGCATCGACGCCGGTAGCCGGGTGCGACGCGAACGGGCATCGGCCAGTTCGAAACGCACCACGTCCTCGCTGTGCTGCGGCAAGCCGACGACACGCCCTTCGACCCAGCGGGTTTCGCCATCCAGCACGGCAGGCAACCGGTCGGCCAATGCCAACTGCGCCGACAGGCAGGCCCAGGCCAACCCGAACAGAAAAAAACCCAGCGGGTAGGTGCGAAACGGCAACACCATCAACCCCAGCACCGGCATGGTTGCAATCAGCCAAAACGGCGGCAATGCCGGTAAAAAAACCGGGGCCAACAGCCCCAGTGCAAACGCGACCAACCCTGTGCGCATAACCCCATCCTTGAGAGCCCTTTCGTCAGGCATAGCCGGTCAGGGGCACCCTCGGCGTTATCAATTGTCACAAAGTCTGAATCTACCCGCCGTAGAATCCGGACATACTTGCGGCTTTATTGCTTTGAACCGACCGAGAAGCCTTATGCCCCGGCGCCTTTTCAAACGCTACATGCCAGACCCAGAGAGCATTCGGGAACACAAATCCTTACGTTTTCTCGGCACCCTGCTGCACGATCCCAACCTTTGGCACCTCAATCGCCATTCAGTGGCCAGGGCGATGGCCGTTGGTCTGTTTGCCGCGTTCCTGCCGATCCCCTTGCAGATGTTGCTGGCCGCCGCACTGGCCATCACGGTGCGCGGCAATATACCGATTGCCGTGAGCCTGGTCTGGCTGACCAATCCGATCACCATGCCGGCGGTGTTTTTTTGCACCTACCAGACCGGCGCCTGGCTGATGGATGTGCCTGCCCGGACGTTGCCGGAAGAACTGACCTGGGAATGGATCAGCGACCAGCTGTCCACGTTGTGGCAACCATTTCTGCTGGGATCGGTGGTGACCGGCCTGGTGCTCGGCGCCCTGGCCTACTTCGTCACCATGAGCTACTGGCGCTGGTGGGTGACCCGGCAGTGGAAACGGCGCAAGAAAAGCCGGATGTAAGATGCGAAAAAGGCCTCCCGAGCAGGGAGGCCTTTTTTGTGGTGTTTTTACTGGCCTCTTCGCGAGCAAGCCCGCTCCGACAGGGAGATTGTGGTGAACAGGCGTTTTGCGGCCATCCCGGAACAGTGTGGGAGCGGACTCGCGAAGAAGGCGTCGCGATCTTACTAGGTACGCATCCCCCGCCCACTGACCAACAACCGCGCGCACCCGACATAGAGCACCACGGTCGCCACCAGCATGAAGGTAATCGCGACACTGATCTTGATGTCCGAAACCCCGAGGATGCCGTAGCGGAAGGCATTGACCATATGCAGCACCGGGTTGGCCAGGGACACGGTCTGCCAGAACGGTGGCAGCAGGGAGATCGAGTAGAACACCCCGCCCAGGTAGGTCAGCGGCGTGAGCACGAACGTCGGGATGATGGAGATGTCATCGAAGTTGCGCGCAAACACGGCATTGATGAACCCCAGCAACGAAAAGATCGTCGCCGTGAGCACCACCACCAATATCGTCACCCCCAGATGGTGCACCTGCAGGTCGGTGAAGAACAGCGACAGCAGGGTCACGATCAAGCCCACTGCCAGGCCGCGCAACACGCCGCCCAGGGTATAGCCGATGAGGATCGTATGGGGTGAAACCGGCGAGACCATCAACTCTTCGATCGAACGCTGGAACTTGCTGCCGAAGAAACTCGACACCACGTTGCCGTAGGAGTTGGTGATCACCGACATCATGATCAACCCCGGCACGATGTAGTCCATGTACGTGAAGCCGCCCATGTCACCGATCTGGCGGCCGATCAGGTTGCCAAAGATCACGAAGTACAAAACCATGGTGATGGCGGGCGGCAGCAGGGTCTGCGGCCAGATCCGCATGAAGCGCCGGACTTCGCGATAAACGATGGTATTGAGGGCGATGAGGTTGGGGCGCAGTTCGGAATTCATACCGCCACCTTCGCCAGATTTTTCTCCACCAGAGACACGAACAACTCCTCGAGGCGATTGGTCTTGTTGCGCAGGCTCTGCACTTCAATGTGCTGCAACGCCAGCTGGGTGAACAGCCCGGTAATGCCGACGGCTTTATCCACCTGGACTTCCAGGGTGCGGTTGTCCACCAGCCGGGCCGGATAACCAATGAGCTGCGGCGCGACCTGCAGATCATTTTTCAGGTCCAGCAGGAAGGTTTCCACATGCAGTTGGCTGAGCAACTGCCGCATGCTGGTGTTCTCGACGATGGTGCCGTGGTCGATGATGCCGATGTTGCGGCACAGCTGCTCGGCCTCTTCCAGGTAGTGCGTGGTGAGGATGATGGTAATGCCTTTCTGGTTCAACTCGGTGAGGAAGGTCCACATCGAACGACGCAGCTCGATGTCCACACCCGCGGTCGGTTCGTCGAGAATCAGCAGGCGCGGCTCGTGCACCAGCGCACGGGCAATCATCAGTCGGCGCTTCATGCCGCCGGACAATGAGCGGGACGGCACGTCACGCTTGTCCCACAGGCCCAATTGGGTCAGGTACTGCTCGGCGCGCTCGTTGGCGATCTTTGGCGGGATGCCGTAGTAGCCCGCCTGGGTCACGACGATGTCGAAGGTCTTTTCGAACTGGTTGAAATTGAACTCCTGGGGCACCACGCCGATGCAGCGCTTGAGGGCGGCGGGCTCGCGGTCCAGGTCATGGCCGAAGATATTCACCGTGCCGCTGGTTTTGTTCACCAGGGTGGAAAGAATGCCGATGGTGGTGGATTTGCCGGCGCCGTTGGGGCCGAGCAGGGCGAAAAAGTCACCTTCGGCGACGTCCAGATCGATACCACTCAAGGCCTGGAAACCGTTGCCGTAGGTTTTGGTTAGCTGCCGGATGGACAGAGCGGAACTCATATCGGATTTATGCACCAAGAAGGGAGGAAAGAATGAGATAAGGGCGCGCGGCGAGCAATACAACCACGGCGCACGAAGGCAATGGTGCGTGGCGTCGCCGCACAAGTACAGTCACGTGTGTCGATAGTAAGTATTAAGTCAACGCGGTCATGACAGCCTTGCGGTAAGCCGCACGCGCTTGCAGCCGCGCGTACCAGGCCTGTAGATGCGGCCTCGCAGCCCGTTCGATGGGCATCTCG includes:
- a CDS encoding ABC transporter ATP-binding protein, with product MSSALSIRQLTKTYGNGFQALSGIDLDVAEGDFFALLGPNGAGKSTTIGILSTLVNKTSGTVNIFGHDLDREPAALKRCIGVVPQEFNFNQFEKTFDIVVTQAGYYGIPPKIANERAEQYLTQLGLWDKRDVPSRSLSGGMKRRLMIARALVHEPRLLILDEPTAGVDIELRRSMWTFLTELNQKGITIILTTHYLEEAEQLCRNIGIIDHGTIVENTSMRQLLSQLHVETFLLDLKNDLQVAPQLIGYPARLVDNRTLEVQVDKAVGITGLFTQLALQHIEVQSLRNKTNRLEELFVSLVEKNLAKVAV
- a CDS encoding ABC transporter permease; the encoded protein is MNSELRPNLIALNTIVYREVRRFMRIWPQTLLPPAITMVLYFVIFGNLIGRQIGDMGGFTYMDYIVPGLIMMSVITNSYGNVVSSFFGSKFQRSIEELMVSPVSPHTILIGYTLGGVLRGLAVGLIVTLLSLFFTDLQVHHLGVTILVVVLTATIFSLLGFINAVFARNFDDISIIPTFVLTPLTYLGGVFYSISLLPPFWQTVSLANPVLHMVNAFRYGILGVSDIKISVAITFMLVATVVLYVGCARLLVSGRGMRT
- a CDS encoding DUF2062 domain-containing protein — its product is MPRRLFKRYMPDPESIREHKSLRFLGTLLHDPNLWHLNRHSVARAMAVGLFAAFLPIPLQMLLAAALAITVRGNIPIAVSLVWLTNPITMPAVFFCTYQTGAWLMDVPARTLPEELTWEWISDQLSTLWQPFLLGSVVTGLVLGALAYFVTMSYWRWWVTRQWKRRKKSRM